The proteins below come from a single Papaver somniferum cultivar HN1 chromosome 11, ASM357369v1, whole genome shotgun sequence genomic window:
- the LOC113320536 gene encoding ABC transporter F family member 4-like → MESADEPKNHLPIIASKPKENVAARCESYIDESLLPPLNDDDYFSSEEDQDNVPVGKKCNRCPDLKPLEFSMSEKNLKKREMKEMQAIEAAYNAKQEALREDRDAFTVAIGNQVSVLDGEHNAYANVKDISVHNFSVSARGIVLLKDTSVTIAHGKKYGLVGPNGTGKSALMKLLAWRKIPVPKNIDVHLVEQEVVGDDRSALEVVVSANEELVKLREQVVGLLNLSVDGNVYDDIAGEKLAALYDRSRIIGAYTAEAQASKILAGLGFIKDMQMRATRSFSGRWRMRISLARALFVQPTLLLLDEPTNHLDLRAALWLEEYLCCWKNTLVIVSHDRDFLNTICGDIIHLHEQKLQLYRGNFDEFERLYEQRRREVNRISETHEKQVKAATRAGNMVQLEKANARVKILVRKEVSRGKVDEDSELLTNTPKKWTDYSVMFHFPGPTKLKAPLLQLINVHFSYPNRNDFRLSNVDAGIDMGTQAAIVGPNGAGKSALLNLLAGNLVPTSGEVRKSPKLRIGRYSQHFVDLLTMEETPVKYLLRLHSDQEGPSKEEAVCAKLGKFGLPRNNHYIPIVKLSGGQKSRVVFTSISMSKPHILLLDEPTNHLDMQSIDALANALNEFTGGVVLVTHDSRLISQVCNDEEDSEIWVVENGTVEAFPGTFDEYKKELQREIKDEADE, encoded by the coding sequence ATGGAGTCTGCTGATGAACCAAAAAATCACCTCCCTATCATTGCTAGCAAGCCAAAAGAAAATGTAGCAGCAAGATGTGAATCTTACATAGACGAGTCTTTGCTTCCACCATTAAACGATGATGATTACTTTTCATCCGAGGAAGACCAAGATAATGTACCCGTTGGCAAGAAATGCAATCGTTGTCCTGATCTCAAACCTCTTGAATTTTCTATGAGTGAAAAGAATTTGAAAAAAAGAGAGATGAAGGAAATGCAGGCTATTGAGGCTGCTTATAACGCGAAACAAGAAGCTCTCAGGGAGGATCGTGATGCATTTACTGTTGCAATAGGTAACCAAGTTTCTGTCCTTGATGGGGAGCACAATGCATATGCTAATGTTAAGGacatttcagttcataatttttcTGTATCTGCCCGAGGGATAGTGCTTCTCAAGGACACATCTGTTACGATTGCTCATGGAAAGAAGTATGGTTTGGTTGGTCCTAATGGAACAGGGAAATCCGCATTAATGAAGCTTCTCGCTTGGAGGAAGATTCCTGTGCCCAAAAATATTGATGTTCATTTGGTTGAGCAAGAAGTGGTTGGTGATGACAGATCAGCCCTTGAAGTAGTGGTTTCCGCCAATGAAGAACTTGTCAAACTCCGTGAACAAGTTGTGGGTTTGCTGAATTTATCTGTTGATGGAAACGTCTATGATGATATTGCAGGGGAGAAGCTTGCTGCATTATATGACAGGTCGCGGATAATTGGGGCATACACAGCTGAGGCACAGGCATCAAAAATTCTAGCTGGGTTAGGTTTCATAAAAGATATGCAGATGCGAGCTACTCGATCATTTAGTGGTAGATGGAGGATGAGAATCTCATTGGCTAGGGCGTTGTTCGTCCAACCAACCCTCTTACTACTTGATGAGCCCACCAACCATCTCGACCTTCGCGCTGCTCTCTGGTTAGAAGAATACTTGTGTTGTTGGAAAAACACTCTTGTCATAGTCTCACATGACCGTGATTTCCTCAATACTATCTGCGGTGATATTATTCATCTTCATGAACAGAAACTTCAATTGTATCGTGGCAATTTTGATGAGTTTGAAAGACTGTATGAGCAACGTCGCAGGGAGGTTAATAGAATATCTGAGACACATGAAAAACAGGTGAAGGCTGCTACAAGAGCTGGGAACATGGTTCAACTCGAAAAGGCGAATGCTCGAGTCAAGATCCTTGTAAGAAAAGAAGTATCTAGGGGCAAGGTGGACGAGGACAGCGAGCTGTTGACAAATACCCCCAAAAAGTGGACAGATTACAGTGTAATGTTCCACTTTCCGGGGCCAACCAAACTCAAGGCACCTCTGTTGCAGCTAATTAATGTCCATTTTAGCTATCCAAACAGGAATGACTTCAGGCTCTCAAATGTTGATGCTGGTATTGATATGGGAACCCAAGCAGCAATTGTTGGTCCGAACGGAGCTGGAAAATCTGCACTTCTTAATCTTCTTGCTGGCAATTTAGTTCCCACGAGCGGGGAGGTTCGAAAGAGTCCGAAATTGAGGATTGGGAGGTATTCGCAGCACTTCGTGGATCTTTTAACAATGGAGGAAACCCCGGTCAAATATCTTCTCCGTCTTCATTCTGATCAAGAAGGACCTAGCAAGGAAGAGGCTGTTTGTGCAAAGCTTGGAAAGTTCGGTCTTCCCAGAAATAACCATTATATTCCAATAGTGAAACTTTCTGGAGGGCAAAAGTCTAGGGTTGTATTCACTTCAATCTCCATGTCAAAGCCCCACATATTGTTATTGGATGAGCCAACAAACCACTTGGATATGCAGAGCATTGATGCACTAGCTAATGCATTGAATGAGTTCACAGGGGGTGTTGTTCTAGTTACCCATGATTCCAGGCTAATTTCACAGGTCTGTAATGATGAAGAGGACAGTGAAATCTGGGTAGTAGAGAATGGGACTGTTGAAGCTTTTCCAGGGACGTTTGATGAGTACAAGAAAGAACTCCAGAGAGAAATCAAAGATGAGGCCGATGAATGA